A window of the Bacillus sp. A301a_S52 genome harbors these coding sequences:
- a CDS encoding YdeI/OmpD-associated family protein: MEIEKLLPAKSKKDLRIWLQEYAKTERSCWVLVCMRPMPEERVLYLDAVEEALCFGWIDGVKKKMSETELAQRLSPRSKKSSWTELNKERVRCLEKLGLMTDEGRRVLPDLDPRSFRIDEVIEQQIKEDQRVHDHFRAFPNLYKRVRIDTIQSAKNQPELFRSRLDKFITNTRENKMYGQWNDFGRLLDY; encoded by the coding sequence ATGGAAATTGAAAAGTTGCTGCCAGCCAAGTCGAAAAAAGATCTTAGGATTTGGTTGCAGGAATATGCTAAGACTGAAAGGTCATGCTGGGTCTTGGTTTGTATGAGGCCAATGCCCGAGGAGAGGGTGTTATACTTGGACGCTGTCGAGGAAGCACTGTGCTTTGGATGGATCGATGGCGTTAAAAAGAAAATGTCTGAAACAGAGTTGGCGCAGAGGCTTTCTCCTAGGAGCAAAAAGAGTTCATGGACGGAATTGAACAAAGAACGTGTCCGCTGTCTTGAAAAATTAGGATTGATGACAGATGAAGGAAGGAGGGTTTTGCCTGATTTGGATCCTCGATCATTTAGAATAGATGAAGTGATCGAGCAGCAGATAAAAGAGGATCAGCGAGTACATGATCATTTCAGGGCGTTTCCGAATCTTTATAAAAGGGTTCGGATCGACACGATACAAAGCGCAAAGAATCAACCGGAATTGTTTAGGAGTAGATTAGACAAATTCATAACGAACACAAGAGAAAATAAAATGTACGGTCAATGGAATGATTTTGGACGTTTGCTCGATTATTAA
- a CDS encoding VOC family protein, which produces MDVIAYLNFDGVAEQAIEFYSEALQATEVKKVNYKDFPQDPSYPLPENELNMIMESSIEFADGKIMMSDLLTSMRNVTGELVKGNNVWISLVNVDKQKLERYFNKLSVDGHVIMPLSNTPWSSCFGMLVDRFGVGWKFNCDADMFLDQVISNRHGN; this is translated from the coding sequence ATGGATGTTATTGCGTATTTGAATTTTGATGGGGTTGCCGAACAAGCGATTGAATTTTATTCGGAAGCTCTTCAGGCAACTGAAGTAAAAAAGGTGAATTATAAGGACTTTCCTCAAGATCCAAGCTACCCACTGCCCGAAAATGAATTGAATATGATTATGGAGTCTTCGATCGAATTCGCGGATGGGAAAATCATGATGTCGGATTTGCTGACTTCCATGAGGAACGTAACAGGTGAGTTAGTGAAAGGAAACAACGTATGGATTAGTTTAGTCAATGTGGATAAACAAAAATTGGAGAGGTACTTTAATAAACTGTCGGTTGATGGCCATGTAATCATGCCATTATCCAATACTCCCTGGTCCTCCTGCTTTGGAATGCTGGTGGATAGGTTTGGGGTTGGCTGGAAGTTCAATTGTGATGCCGATATGTTTCTTGATCAAGTGATTTCCAACAGGCATGGAAATTGA
- a CDS encoding YafY family transcriptional regulator: protein MTKIERLISIIMILLKKEVVSAKEFSQLFNVSKRTILRDMETLSLSNIPIYSVNGVKGGYRIMDEYKVDKRLLSNSDLENILTALGGLEQILLTDEVESTINKIEAMVSPLSLNRSIQMPFYDWEGRYEILETLKACQESILKKKLISFDYTDKNGTETNRMIEPYELHFSESSWYLKGFCLNRQEYRTFKLSRIDHITVKERAFHPRDDWSGQGHEGSYLPQLVAIKAWISSSIRDQIVERYGRRSIENHSSGSLLATIYVPQNHSGFQFLASFGTHLKIVEPKIYVEEFRNYLYQMMENYS, encoded by the coding sequence ATGACCAAAATAGAGAGACTCATTTCGATTATCATGATATTGCTAAAAAAAGAGGTTGTATCTGCAAAGGAATTCTCACAACTATTCAATGTTTCCAAAAGGACGATCCTTCGCGATATGGAAACATTGAGCTTATCGAACATCCCCATTTACTCTGTTAATGGGGTAAAAGGCGGCTATCGTATAATGGATGAATACAAGGTGGATAAACGTCTTTTAAGCAACTCCGATTTAGAGAATATATTAACTGCGCTCGGCGGATTGGAACAAATCCTCCTTACTGATGAAGTTGAAAGTACTATAAATAAAATAGAAGCAATGGTCAGTCCATTGTCTCTGAATCGCTCCATTCAAATGCCATTTTATGATTGGGAAGGTCGGTACGAGATTCTTGAAACCTTAAAGGCATGTCAAGAATCCATTTTAAAGAAAAAGCTGATTTCGTTTGATTATACAGATAAAAATGGGACTGAAACGAATAGGATGATCGAGCCCTATGAGCTGCATTTTAGCGAATCAAGTTGGTACTTGAAAGGATTCTGTTTAAATCGACAGGAATATCGTACATTCAAATTATCTCGGATCGATCATATTACTGTGAAGGAACGTGCATTTCATCCTAGAGACGATTGGTCAGGGCAAGGGCATGAAGGAAGTTATCTACCGCAACTAGTGGCGATTAAGGCATGGATATCATCTAGCATAAGAGATCAAATCGTCGAACGGTATGGTCGAAGGAGTATTGAAAACCATAGTTCTGGCTCTTTATTAGCAACCATTTATGTCCCTCAAAACCATTCGGGATTTCAATTTTTAGCAAGCTTCGGCACTCACCTTAAAATTGTAGAGCCTAAAATCTATGTTGAAGAATTTCGAAATTACTTATATCAAATGATGGAGAACTATTCCTGA